Proteins from a single region of Argiope bruennichi chromosome 6, qqArgBrue1.1, whole genome shotgun sequence:
- the LOC129972111 gene encoding zinc finger protein 235-like, whose protein sequence is MDEYRCEFCDNIVTCGEIHLCNFHTFDDTYSHSQTFSENTFNSAQLWTSYDRSYLDAISDTRVIGVQTEENASLMVSSENAESCFRHENDFPAAYNLSSAVIESTGVYEERQRISGVSDLIYATGSEKDEMSCQENKWLSLNTDNKYFMDSLECAIRRGHSDSSNISEPRKLIVNPDFLPERNEPENGKIPVSEYVTDEHTSLEIHSNVYSKSENITINLKEHISSITDNNTVAGHSGMCPRKKKFPCTLCPKEFNEKCNLYVHYRTHTGQKPFVCELCRRTFTQKGNRDRHYRTHTGDRPFVCDFCKRPFASKDSLTRHVRTHTGVRPYKCPVCGKTFSYRSSFNRHVKRMHK, encoded by the coding sequence atggatGAATACCGTTGTGAATTTTGTGACAATATAGTGACATGCGGTGAGATACACCTTTGCAACTTTCATACGTTTGACGATACGTATTCACACTCACAGACTTTTTCAGAGAATACCTTTAACAGCGCACAACTATGGACATCTTATGATCGTTCATATTTGGATGCCATTTCAGATACTCGGGTAATTGGCGTTCAAACGGAAGAAAATGCATCTTTAATGGTTTCTTCAGAAAATGCTGAGTCTTGTTTCAGACATGAAAATGATTTTCCCGCAGCTTATAACCTTTCATCAGCTGTCATAGAATCAACTGGTGTTTACGAGGAAAGGCAAAGAATATCAGGTGTATCCGATCTGATATATGCGACAGGTAGTGAAAAAGATGAGATGTCATGTCAAGAGAACAAATGGCTGTCTCTGAATAccgataacaaatattttatggattcttTAGAATGTGCTATTAGAAGAGGGCATTCAGATAGTAGCAATATCTCTGAACCAAGAAAACTGATTGTGAATCCTGATTTCCTACCAGAAAGAAATGAACCAGAAAATGGCAAGATACCTGTCTCGGAGTATGTAACTGATGAACATACTTCACTTGAAATACACTCAAATGTTTACAGTAAGAGCGAGAATATAACCATCAACTTGAAGGAACATATTTCTTCTATAACAGATAACAATACTGTGGCTGGACATTCAGGGATGTGCCCTCGGAAGAAGAAATTTCCTTGCACATTATGTCCAAAggaattcaatgaaaaatgtaatCTCTACGTTCATTATCGAACACATACAGGCCAAAAGCCTTTTGTATGTGAATTATGCAGAAGAACATTTACTCAGAAAGGAAATCGCGATAGACATTATCGAACTCACACCGGTGATAGGCCTTTTGTGTGTGATTTTTGTAAAAGACCTTTTGCTTCTAAAGATAGTCTGACAAGACATGTTAGGACTCACACAGGAGTAAGACCTTATAAGTGTCCAGTTTGTGGAAAGACATTCTCTTATAGAAGTAGTTTCAATAGGCATGTCAAGAGAATGCATAAATGA